From the genome of Papaver somniferum cultivar HN1 chromosome 2, ASM357369v1, whole genome shotgun sequence, one region includes:
- the LOC113347474 gene encoding uncharacterized protein LOC113347474: protein MARRTTTCAICENSNLASICPLCVNYRLNEYSISLKSLKSVRNSLHIRLSAQLVAKSKADDQYSWRVLQNEKLAKLREKLRLKQKQLLQGKATLESTTNGLNLRYGLLDCVMLTLQRNRVEQLEKFYPNLICTQSLGHMAITSERLHKQSVVIKQICKLFPQRRVNMDGEKKDGFCGPYDQICNARLPRGLDPHSVPSEELAASLGYMVQLLNLVVPALAVPALHNSGFAGSTSRIWQRDSYWDKRPSSQSNEYPLFIPRPNCCSTSGENEWADKNSSNYGVASMESVKKPHLDAFGSSSFNFSSASPHSLETHKDLQKGISLLKKSVACITAYCYNSLCLDIPSEASTFEALAKLLGTLSSSKEVRSVLSLKMACSRSCKQVQQLNKSVWHANSGSSSTLLESGHVTPVMRGAGGLNLSNSAASYLYANEVPDNGKPDSLVEGWDIVEHPKFPPPPSQTEDIEHWTRAMFVDAKRR from the exons ATGGCGAGAAGAACTACTACTTGTGCAATATGTGAGAACTCAAATCTTGCCTCTATATGCCCACTTTGTGTAAATTACAG GTTAAACGAGTACAGTATATCTTTGAAATCATTGAAGAGTGTCCGTAATAGTTTGCATATCAGACTGAGTGCCCAGCTTGTTGCAAAG AGTAAAGCAGATGACCAATACAGCTGGAGAGTGCTTCAGAATGAGAAACTTGCAAAGCTGAGGGAGAAGCTTCGTCTTAAACAAAAGCAACTTTTACAAG GAAAGGCTACTCTCGAAAGTACGACTAATGGTTTGAATCTTCGATATGGGTTGCTCGATTGTGTCATGCTTACG TTGCAAAGAAATCGTGTGGAACAGCTAGAAAAGTTTTACCCCAATCTTATATGCACACAGAGCTTAGGACAT ATGGCAATTACCTCTGAACGTCTTCATAAACAATCAGTGGTTATAAAACAGATCTGCAAACTATTCCCACAACGCCGG GTCAATATGGACGGCGAGAAAAAAGATGGATTTTGTGGCCCATATGATCAAATTTGCAATGCACGTTTACCTAGAGGACTTGATCCCCATTCTGTTCCGTCGGAAGAGCTTGCAGCTTCTCTAGG ATACATGGTGCAACTTCTAAATCTAGTTGTACCGGCCTTGGCCGTGCCTGCACTTCATAACTCAGGGTTTGCA GGTTCAACCTCGCGTATTTGGCAACGTGATTCATATTGGGATAAACGTCCATCTTCTCAAAG CAATGAGTATCCTCTTTTTATTCCACGCCCAAATTGTTGCTCGACAAGTGGGGAAAACGAATGGGCTGATAAAAACTCGAGTAACTATGGTGTTGCTTCGATGGAGTCGGTGAAGAAGCCACATTTGGATGCTTTTGGAAGCTCTAGCTTTAACTTCTCTTCTGCATCTCCACATTCACTTGAAACCCATAAGGATCTGCAGAAAGGCATATCACTTTTGAAGAAAAGTGTAGCATGCATTACAGCATACTGTTACAATTCTCTGTGTTTAGATATTCCATCTGAAGCCTCTACTTTTGAAGCACTCGCTAAGTTGTTGGGAACTCTATCTTCTTCAAAGGAAGTTAGATCAGTCTTATCTTTGAAAATGGCATGTTCGAG ATCCTGCAAGCAAGTTCAACAGTTAAACAAATCTGTGTGGCATGCCAATTCGGGTTCATCCAGCACGTTACTAGAGAGTGGACACGTGACACCAGTAATG CGGGGTGCAGGTGGACTTAACCTTTCAAATTCTGCAGCTAGTTATCTTTACGCTAATGAGGTACCCGACAATGGAAAACCCGATAGCCTTGTTGAAGGATGGGATATTGTAGAGCATCCAAAATTCCCCCCTCCACCATCACAGACTGAGGACATCGAACACTGGACTCGTGCCATGTTTGTTGACGCGAAAAGGAGATAA